From a region of the Xanthomonas rydalmerensis genome:
- the ptsP gene encoding phosphoenolpyruvate--protein phosphotransferase, with translation MSQTPSSPLVSSDLVRVDVQARDKADAIAQAAQLLVAAGCVPPAYEASMLRREALANTFLGHGVAIPHCTGEDRHLVRRDGIAVLQLRAGVEWNPGQTTHLVVAIAAQSDTHITVLRRLTRLIQDPPRLEALFASDDPQAIVAALSEDAAVAAPTAPASDLAERFDWTVRYPTGLHARPATRWVETARGFAARIQVRAGDQVGDAKNLVSLLQLGLHAGDSVTISAEGQDAAAALARLRSVIDGLTAQEQADAEAAAQRRAAPIAGWTPPQAQPAIVGIGASPGLAIGVVHKLAGHDVAVADTPVPLSDGGALLHDALQRTRTQLQAIEEDTRRRLGAGDAAIFRAQAELLNDTDLITLACQLMVEGHGVAWSWQQSVERLANKLSALGNAVLAGRASDLRDVGRRVLAQLDPGLAGGSLEQLPDAPCILLAHDLSPSDTANLDTRRVLGLATAVGGPTSHTAILSRTLGLPALVAGGADLLDLEDGATVIVDGTSGRLYVAPSDEDLASARAYIDEQQQLRAREAEQRNQPAQTEDGHRLEIGANVNLPEQVAAALAQGAESVGLMRTEFLFLERGSTPSEDEQYATYTAMAQALDGRALIVRALDIGGDKQVAHLNLPREDNPFLGVRGARLLLRRADLLQPQLRALYRAAKDGARLAIMFPMITSAAELLTLRAECERLRAELQAPEVPLGIMIEVPAAAIQADALAKHADFFSIGTNDLTQYTLAIDRQNPDLAAEADSLHPAVLRLIRTTVEGAARHGRWVGVCGGLAGDAFGAALLAGLGVHELSMTPNDIPAVKARLRGSRLDALQALAQRALDCESAAEVRALDGGAGA, from the coding sequence GTGTCCCAGACGCCCTCCTCTCCCCTGGTTTCCAGCGACCTGGTCCGGGTCGATGTCCAGGCCCGCGACAAGGCCGACGCGATCGCCCAGGCGGCGCAGTTGCTGGTCGCCGCCGGCTGCGTGCCGCCGGCCTACGAGGCCAGCATGCTGCGCCGCGAAGCGCTGGCCAACACCTTCCTGGGCCATGGCGTGGCGATCCCGCACTGCACCGGCGAAGACCGCCACCTGGTGCGCCGCGACGGCATCGCGGTGCTGCAGCTGCGCGCCGGCGTGGAGTGGAACCCGGGCCAGACCACGCACCTGGTGGTCGCCATCGCCGCCCAGTCCGACACCCACATCACCGTACTGCGGCGCCTGACCCGGTTGATCCAGGACCCGCCACGGCTGGAGGCGCTGTTCGCCAGCGACGACCCACAGGCGATCGTCGCCGCGCTGAGCGAGGATGCGGCCGTCGCCGCGCCCACCGCCCCGGCCAGCGACCTGGCCGAGCGCTTCGACTGGACCGTGCGCTACCCCACCGGCCTGCACGCGCGCCCGGCCACGCGCTGGGTGGAAACCGCGCGCGGCTTCGCCGCCCGCATCCAGGTACGCGCCGGCGACCAGGTCGGCGATGCCAAGAACCTGGTGTCGTTGCTGCAACTGGGCCTGCACGCCGGCGACAGCGTGACCATTTCGGCCGAGGGCCAGGACGCCGCCGCGGCGCTGGCGCGGCTGCGCAGCGTGATCGACGGCCTGACCGCGCAGGAGCAGGCCGACGCCGAGGCCGCCGCGCAACGCCGCGCCGCGCCAATCGCCGGCTGGACCCCGCCGCAGGCGCAGCCGGCCATCGTCGGCATCGGCGCCAGCCCCGGCCTGGCGATCGGCGTGGTGCACAAGCTGGCCGGCCATGACGTGGCGGTGGCGGACACGCCGGTACCGCTGAGCGACGGCGGCGCCCTGCTGCACGACGCCCTGCAGCGCACCCGCACGCAACTGCAGGCCATCGAAGAGGACACCCGGCGCCGCCTCGGCGCCGGCGATGCGGCGATCTTCCGTGCCCAGGCCGAACTCCTCAACGACACCGACCTGATCACCCTGGCCTGCCAGTTGATGGTCGAAGGCCACGGCGTCGCCTGGTCCTGGCAGCAGTCGGTGGAGCGCCTAGCCAACAAGCTCTCGGCGCTGGGCAACGCCGTGCTGGCCGGACGCGCCAGCGACCTGCGCGACGTCGGCCGCCGGGTGCTGGCGCAACTGGATCCGGGCCTGGCCGGCGGCAGCCTGGAGCAGTTGCCGGACGCGCCGTGCATCCTGCTCGCGCACGACCTGTCGCCGTCGGACACCGCCAACCTGGACACCCGCCGCGTGCTCGGCCTGGCCACCGCGGTGGGTGGCCCGACTTCGCACACCGCGATCCTCTCGCGCACCCTCGGCCTGCCGGCGCTGGTCGCCGGCGGTGCCGACCTGCTGGACCTGGAGGATGGCGCCACGGTGATCGTCGACGGCACGAGCGGCCGCCTGTACGTGGCGCCGTCGGACGAGGACCTGGCGTCGGCCCGCGCCTACATCGACGAACAGCAGCAACTGCGTGCGCGCGAGGCCGAACAGCGCAACCAGCCGGCGCAGACCGAGGACGGCCATCGCCTGGAGATCGGCGCCAACGTCAACCTGCCCGAGCAGGTCGCCGCGGCGCTGGCGCAAGGCGCCGAGAGCGTGGGCCTGATGCGCACCGAATTCCTGTTCCTGGAGCGTGGCAGCACGCCCAGCGAGGACGAGCAGTACGCCACCTACACCGCGATGGCGCAGGCGCTGGACGGCCGCGCGCTGATCGTGCGCGCGCTGGACATCGGCGGCGACAAGCAGGTCGCGCACCTGAACCTGCCGCGCGAGGACAACCCGTTCCTGGGCGTGCGCGGCGCGCGCCTGCTGCTGCGCCGCGCCGACCTGCTGCAACCGCAGTTGCGCGCGCTGTACCGCGCGGCCAAGGACGGCGCGCGCCTGGCGATCATGTTCCCGATGATCACCTCGGCAGCGGAACTGCTGACGCTGCGCGCCGAATGCGAGCGCCTGCGCGCGGAACTGCAGGCGCCGGAGGTGCCGCTGGGCATCATGATCGAAGTGCCGGCCGCGGCGATCCAGGCCGATGCGCTGGCCAAACACGCGGATTTCTTCTCGATCGGCACCAACGACCTGACCCAGTACACCCTGGCCATCGACCGGCAGAACCCGGACCTGGCCGCCGAGGCCGACAGCCTGCATCCGGCGGTGCTGCGCCTGATCCGCACCACCGTCGAGGGCGCGGCGCGCCACGGACGCTGGGTCGGCGTGTGCGGCGGCCTGGCCGGCGACGCGTTCGGCGCGGCGCTGCTGGCCGGCCTGGGCGTGCACGAGCTGTCGATGACGCCCAACGATATCCCGGCGGTGAAGGCGCGCCTGCGCGGCAGCCGCCTGGATGCGCTGCAGGCGCTGGCGCAGCGCGCGCTGGACTGCGAAAGCGCGGCCGAGGTGCGGGCGCTCGACGGCGGGGCCGGCGCATGA
- the pfkB gene encoding 1-phosphofructokinase yields the protein MSVDAVTVTLNPAIDLTVAIDRLQPGQVHRARSAHAIAGGKGINVAACLADAGLRCAALGALGAGNAPVFEALFAERGIDDRCLRVPGDTRSNLKLVAADSGATTDINLPGLALEQAQLDTIGARLADVLRPGLPVVLSGSLPAGLAEDTWRQLQAQAAAAGARVLLDTSGAPLHAALDAPRAQLPFAIKPNRHELEEWAGVPLATTADLLGAARALLARGIGLVAVSLGTEGALFVRGEQALLAQPPQVTGGSSVGAGDAMVAGLVAALRADADLATCARQATAFAVATLGSGVARRLPRERLPALAAAVRLETLS from the coding sequence ATGAGCGTCGATGCCGTCACCGTCACCCTGAATCCGGCGATCGACCTGACCGTGGCGATCGACCGGCTGCAGCCCGGCCAGGTGCATCGCGCGCGCAGCGCCCACGCCATCGCCGGCGGCAAGGGCATCAACGTCGCCGCCTGCCTGGCCGACGCCGGCCTGCGCTGCGCCGCGCTCGGCGCGCTCGGCGCCGGCAATGCGCCGGTGTTCGAGGCGCTGTTCGCCGAACGCGGCATCGACGACCGCTGCCTGCGCGTGCCCGGCGACACCCGCAGCAATCTCAAGCTGGTCGCCGCCGACAGCGGCGCCACCACCGACATCAACCTGCCCGGCCTGGCCCTGGAGCAGGCCCAGCTCGACACCATCGGTGCGCGCCTGGCCGACGTGCTGCGCCCCGGCCTGCCGGTGGTGCTCAGCGGCAGCCTGCCGGCCGGCCTGGCCGAGGACACCTGGCGGCAGCTGCAGGCGCAGGCCGCCGCCGCCGGCGCGCGGGTGCTGCTGGACACCAGCGGCGCGCCGCTGCATGCCGCCCTCGACGCGCCGCGTGCGCAACTGCCGTTCGCGATCAAGCCCAACCGCCACGAACTGGAGGAATGGGCCGGCGTGCCGCTGGCCACCACCGCCGACCTGCTCGGCGCCGCACGCGCGCTGCTGGCGCGCGGCATCGGCCTGGTCGCGGTGTCGCTGGGCACCGAGGGCGCGCTGTTCGTGCGCGGCGAGCAGGCGCTGCTGGCGCAGCCGCCGCAGGTGACCGGCGGCAGCAGCGTCGGCGCCGGCGATGCGATGGTCGCCGGCCTGGTCGCGGCATTGCGCGCCGACGCCGACCTGGCGACCTGCGCGCGCCAGGCCACCGCCTTCGCCGTGGCCACGCTGGGCAGCGGCGTCGCCCGCCGCCTGCCGCGCGAGCGCCTGCCGGCGCTGGCCGCCGCGGTCCGCCTGGAGACCCTGTCATGA